A stretch of the Paenibacillus dendritiformis genome encodes the following:
- a CDS encoding ABC transporter ATP-binding protein — protein MEPVLAVEQLETEFVTNGGVFKAVDGVSFHVHQGETLGVVGESGCGKSVTSLSIMGLLPKKIGRVKGGRIQFHGNDLLQVPEKKMRSIRGNRIAMIFQEPMTSLNPVFRIGDQLAESIQLHKKLKRKEAMRHAVDMLRKVGIPHPESVAQEYPHQLSGGMRQRVMIAMAMSCNPEVLIADEPTTALDVTIQAQILDLMRQLQEEEKTSILLITHDLGVVAEMCHRVVVMYAGQVVEEADVETLFESPQHPYTQGLLASLPQLAGEQERLESIPGTVPSPLQMPPGCRFAPRCKYRTEACDQAQPALTDLGGGHRCRCLLVEKGVAR, from the coding sequence ATGGAACCGGTGCTGGCAGTCGAACAGCTGGAAACGGAATTTGTTACGAACGGGGGCGTCTTCAAGGCGGTGGACGGCGTAAGCTTCCACGTGCACCAAGGGGAGACGCTCGGCGTTGTCGGCGAATCGGGCTGCGGCAAAAGCGTCACTTCCTTGTCCATCATGGGGCTTCTCCCGAAGAAAATCGGCCGGGTGAAGGGCGGACGCATTCAGTTCCATGGGAACGACCTGCTGCAAGTCCCGGAAAAGAAAATGAGGTCCATTCGCGGCAACCGGATCGCGATGATCTTCCAGGAGCCGATGACCTCGCTCAATCCGGTGTTCCGGATCGGCGATCAACTGGCCGAGTCCATCCAGCTTCATAAGAAGCTGAAGCGCAAGGAAGCGATGCGGCATGCTGTCGACATGCTGCGCAAGGTCGGCATTCCGCATCCCGAGTCGGTGGCGCAGGAATATCCGCACCAGCTCTCGGGCGGGATGCGCCAGCGGGTCATGATCGCGATGGCGATGTCCTGCAATCCGGAGGTGCTGATCGCGGACGAGCCGACGACGGCGCTTGACGTGACCATTCAAGCGCAGATCCTGGATTTGATGCGGCAGCTGCAGGAGGAAGAGAAGACGTCTATCCTGCTTATTACCCACGACCTCGGGGTCGTCGCCGAGATGTGCCACCGCGTCGTCGTCATGTACGCGGGACAGGTCGTGGAGGAGGCGGATGTGGAGACGCTCTTCGAATCGCCGCAGCATCCGTATACGCAAGGGCTGCTGGCCTCGCTGCCGCAGCTCGCCGGGGAGCAGGAGCGGCTGGAGTCGATTCCCGGCACGGTGCCGAGTCCGCTGCAGATGCCGCCGGGCTGCCGCTTCGCCCCGCGCTGCAAATACCGGACGGAAGCGTGCGATCAGGCGCAGCCCGCGCTGACGGATCTGGGCGGCGGGCACCGCTGCCGCTGTCTGCTCGTCGAGAAGGGGGTGGCGCGATGA
- a CDS encoding DUF1177 domain-containing protein, whose amino-acid sequence MALLQTLRIYEAVDNAFTSGEAVKELFEPYPLADVSVQRVHGEKGFTDFIRILIPGTEGKHGGGQAPSFGIVGRLGGLGARPQRIGLVSDGDGAIAALSAALKLADMSVKGDRLRGDVYITTHICPDAPTLPHEPVDFMDSPVDIATMNDYEVLDEMEAVLSIDTTKGNRVINHKGIAISPTVKEGYILRVSDDLLRIMEMTTGQLPVTFPVTTQDITPYGNGLYHINSILQPCVTTAAPVVGVAITAQSTVPGCGTGASHEVDVALAARFAVEVAKEFTNEVCAFYNKEEFEHMLNLYGPMNALQTLGKTVQA is encoded by the coding sequence ATGGCTTTACTGCAAACGTTGCGAATCTATGAAGCGGTGGACAATGCATTTACATCCGGCGAGGCGGTGAAGGAGCTGTTCGAGCCTTATCCGCTGGCCGACGTCAGCGTGCAGCGGGTTCATGGCGAGAAGGGATTTACGGATTTCATCCGCATCCTTATCCCGGGAACGGAGGGCAAGCACGGGGGCGGACAAGCGCCGAGCTTCGGCATCGTCGGCCGGCTGGGCGGGCTGGGCGCGCGGCCGCAGCGCATCGGGCTCGTCTCCGATGGCGACGGCGCGATTGCGGCGCTGTCCGCTGCGTTGAAGCTGGCCGACATGAGCGTGAAGGGCGACCGTCTTAGAGGGGACGTATACATTACGACCCACATCTGCCCGGACGCGCCTACGCTGCCGCATGAACCGGTCGACTTCATGGATTCCCCCGTTGATATTGCGACGATGAACGACTATGAGGTGCTGGACGAGATGGAAGCGGTCTTGTCCATCGACACGACGAAGGGCAACCGCGTCATCAATCACAAAGGAATCGCGATTTCCCCGACGGTCAAGGAAGGCTATATCCTGCGCGTCAGCGACGATCTGCTTCGCATCATGGAGATGACGACCGGGCAGCTTCCGGTCACGTTCCCGGTGACCACGCAGGACATTACGCCGTACGGCAACGGGCTCTATCACATTAACAGCATCCTGCAGCCTTGCGTCACGACTGCTGCGCCGGTCGTCGGCGTCGCGATTACGGCGCAATCGACCGTGCCCGGCTGCGGGACAGGGGCAAGTCATGAAGTCGACGTCGCGCTCGCCGCGCGCTTCGCGGTGGAGGTCGCCAAGGAATTCACGAATGAAGTCTGTGCCTTCTATAATAAGGAGGAGTTCGAGCATATGCTTAACCTGTACGGACCGATGAATGCGCTGCAGACGCTGGGAAAAACGGTGCAAGCTTAA
- a CDS encoding M20 family metallopeptidase, protein MNEWKQRWIDEVERRQDELLGLCSKLIQFPTENPPGDSRDISQFIIDYLAGVGIETKVYDAGDNMLNLIATIGDESASERHLIYCGHTDVVPAGDRSRWDFDPFSGEVRDGYVLGRGASDMKCGLAGLIFSVKLLKELQVPLKGRVSLLIVPDEETGGHLGVPWVFERKLIHGTAAVIAEPSHPLHPTIGQKGSCWFNFTVTGTPGHGSLSPLLGDNAIMKAAAAVQALQQLHHYPVELPEEVKDIIEVTKRYIAEKENADFSAIIDRVSVNVGLIEGGTKTNVVPDRCTVSVDTRLPFGVEPAQVLAEAKRLLAEIGIETELHPEGFQGLANWTPPTDPIVEELVQHICDVKQEEGYGVLQWASSDARHFRRAGIPVLQYGPAELSTIHGFNEKAPVQDVVDAAKVYTLTALSYLGGE, encoded by the coding sequence GTGAATGAATGGAAGCAACGCTGGATAGACGAAGTGGAACGGCGCCAGGACGAATTGCTGGGCTTGTGCTCGAAGCTGATTCAATTCCCGACGGAAAATCCGCCTGGGGACTCGCGTGACATCAGCCAGTTCATTATCGACTACTTGGCCGGGGTTGGCATCGAGACCAAGGTGTATGACGCTGGAGACAACATGCTCAATCTCATTGCTACGATTGGCGATGAATCGGCATCGGAACGCCATTTGATCTATTGCGGCCATACCGATGTCGTGCCGGCAGGCGACCGCTCCCGCTGGGACTTCGATCCGTTCTCCGGCGAAGTGCGGGACGGCTATGTGCTCGGACGCGGGGCCAGCGACATGAAATGCGGCTTGGCCGGGCTTATCTTCAGCGTGAAGCTGCTGAAGGAGCTGCAGGTTCCGCTCAAAGGCAGAGTGTCGCTGCTCATCGTGCCGGATGAGGAGACGGGCGGGCATCTCGGCGTGCCGTGGGTGTTCGAGCGGAAGCTGATCCACGGCACGGCGGCGGTTATCGCCGAGCCGTCGCATCCGCTGCATCCGACGATCGGGCAGAAGGGAAGCTGCTGGTTCAACTTCACGGTGACAGGCACGCCGGGCCACGGCAGCCTGTCTCCCCTCCTCGGCGACAATGCGATTATGAAGGCGGCCGCAGCCGTTCAGGCGCTGCAGCAGCTGCATCATTATCCGGTCGAGCTGCCAGAGGAAGTGAAGGATATTATCGAAGTGACGAAGCGTTATATCGCGGAAAAAGAAAATGCCGATTTCTCCGCCATCATCGATCGCGTGTCGGTCAATGTCGGCTTGATCGAAGGCGGAACGAAGACGAACGTCGTGCCTGACCGCTGCACGGTCAGCGTCGATACGCGCCTTCCGTTCGGCGTCGAGCCGGCCCAGGTGCTGGCTGAGGCGAAGCGGCTGCTGGCCGAGATCGGCATCGAGACGGAGCTTCATCCGGAAGGCTTCCAGGGACTGGCGAACTGGACGCCGCCGACGGATCCGATCGTGGAGGAACTCGTGCAGCATATCTGCGACGTGAAGCAGGAAGAAGGCTACGGCGTCCTGCAATGGGCATCCAGCGATGCGCGCCATTTCCGCCGCGCCGGCATTCCGGTGCTCCAGTACGGCCCTGCCGAACTGTCCACCATTCACGGCTTCAACGAGAAGGCGCCGGTGCAGGACGTGGTGGACGCGGCCAAGGTGTACACGCTGACGGCGCTCAGCTACTTGGGTGGTGAGTAA
- a CDS encoding AroM family protein, with protein sequence MERSDSRQRVTIGLITIGQAPRTDVQPLIERWLAPCADIIQLGVLDGMAVAEIERELGPQQGEFVLTTRLADGQAVVLSAAKTETAMQRLIDECERQGCQVIILLCTGAFQHLAAERALLIEPERILTPAIAKLAGGTQIGLIIPLAEQAEEMHRKWGAFGASITTAAASPYTATREQLAAAAQELRAAGAGIIVLDCMGYTLEHQQIAREASGCFALLSSSLLFRLVTELCE encoded by the coding sequence ATGGAACGAAGCGACAGCCGGCAACGCGTCACAATAGGTCTCATTACGATAGGACAAGCGCCGCGAACGGATGTGCAGCCATTGATTGAGCGCTGGCTGGCGCCTTGTGCGGATATCATCCAGCTTGGCGTGCTCGATGGTATGGCGGTGGCGGAGATAGAGCGCGAGCTTGGCCCGCAGCAGGGCGAATTCGTCCTCACGACGCGGCTGGCTGACGGTCAAGCCGTCGTCCTGTCCGCGGCCAAAACGGAAACGGCAATGCAGCGCTTGATTGACGAGTGCGAACGGCAGGGCTGCCAAGTAATCATTCTGCTCTGCACCGGGGCTTTCCAGCATCTTGCCGCTGAACGGGCTTTATTGATTGAACCGGAGCGGATACTGACCCCCGCGATTGCGAAGCTGGCCGGCGGGACGCAGATAGGACTAATCATTCCGCTCGCGGAGCAAGCGGAGGAGATGCACCGGAAATGGGGCGCGTTCGGCGCTTCGATTACGACGGCAGCCGCTTCTCCCTACACGGCGACGCGGGAGCAGCTTGCGGCCGCCGCACAGGAACTGAGAGCTGCCGGCGCCGGAATCATCGTGCTCGATTGCATGGGGTACACGTTAGAGCATCAGCAGATCGCCAGAGAAGCGAGCGGATGCTTCGCGCTGCTGTCGAGCAGCTTGCTGTTCAGGCTGGTAACAGAATTGTGCGAGTAA
- a CDS encoding ABC transporter ATP-binding protein, with protein sequence MTALLQVRNLKKHYPIRKGLMNKQVGSVKSVDGLNFDIYEGETFGIVGESGCGKSTTGRSVLRLIEPTEGEVWFQGRNLMALSPKELRQLRPEMSMIFQDPYASLNPRWTVQRILEEPLQTHLPMRSPERKQRVQELMERVGLSSFQANRFPHEFSGGQRQRVGIARALALNPKFIVCDEPVSALDVSIQSQVLNLMQDLQEQEKLTYMFISHDLSVVKFLCTRVGVMYLGKMVELAPKRKLYANPLHPYTKALMSAVPVPNPKAKKERIVLSGEVPSAKNPPQGCAFHLRCPMASERCRTVQPEWREADEGHWVACHHI encoded by the coding sequence ATGACGGCATTGCTGCAAGTGCGCAATCTGAAAAAGCATTATCCGATTCGCAAAGGGCTCATGAATAAGCAGGTCGGCTCCGTGAAATCGGTGGATGGCTTGAACTTCGATATCTATGAAGGCGAGACCTTCGGCATCGTCGGCGAATCCGGCTGCGGCAAGTCGACGACAGGCCGCTCCGTCTTGCGCCTCATTGAACCGACGGAAGGCGAAGTCTGGTTCCAAGGCCGCAATCTTATGGCGCTCTCTCCGAAGGAGCTGCGCCAGCTTCGCCCCGAGATGAGCATGATCTTCCAGGATCCGTACGCGTCGCTGAATCCGCGCTGGACCGTGCAGCGCATCCTGGAGGAGCCGCTGCAGACCCATCTGCCGATGCGGTCCCCGGAGCGGAAGCAGCGCGTGCAGGAACTGATGGAGCGGGTAGGGCTGTCGTCATTTCAAGCGAACCGTTTTCCGCATGAATTCTCGGGCGGCCAGCGGCAGCGCGTCGGCATCGCCCGCGCCCTGGCGCTCAACCCGAAGTTCATCGTCTGCGACGAGCCGGTCTCGGCGCTGGACGTGTCGATTCAGTCGCAGGTGCTCAACCTGATGCAGGATTTGCAGGAGCAAGAGAAGCTGACCTATATGTTCATTTCTCATGATTTATCGGTCGTCAAGTTCCTGTGCACCCGAGTCGGGGTCATGTATCTTGGCAAAATGGTCGAGCTGGCGCCGAAGCGGAAGCTGTATGCGAATCCGCTCCATCCTTATACGAAGGCGCTCATGTCGGCGGTGCCTGTGCCGAACCCGAAGGCGAAGAAGGAGCGAATCGTCTTGTCCGGCGAAGTGCCGAGCGCCAAAAATCCGCCGCAAGGCTGCGCCTTCCATCTTCGCTGTCCGATGGCGTCGGAGCGCTGCCGCACCGTCCAGCCCGAATGGCGGGAGGCGGATGAAGGGCATTGGGTGGCCTGCCATCATATTTAA